In Janthinobacterium rivuli, a single genomic region encodes these proteins:
- a CDS encoding glucokinase yields the protein MKIDEKMEVAGSDPAERFSEGPRLLADIGGTNARFVLETRQGHLEAVAVLPCDDYASLLDAITAYMDSSEARAAGSARVRHAAIAIANPIDDDNIRMMNHHWFFSIEAMRATLGLDTLLVVNDFTALAMALPYLRPDQRLQIGGGMARADSVIGLLGSGTGLGVSGMIPAEDRWIALGSEGGHVSFAPCDQREMDVLSFAWRELSHVSAERLASGRGLELIYRALSERAGMPDAPPLLAADITSRALNNECDVCLEAVDCFCAILGSIAGNVAMTLGALGGIYIGGGIVPRLGPLFEQSQFRARFEQKGRLNEYLAQIPTFLITAELPTFLGIAAILAQKLKRAHTGAPMLESVRQARGRMSPSECKVADWVLKEPNAMLTLPIAEIAQRVGVSQPTVMRFCRSVGVQGLADFKLKLASGLTGGAITVAHCHVEISDSDAELARKVLGNNASAALAMRDMLDVKALTAAIELLRGAQRVELLAVGSARVVADDMQHKLLNLGIVSSFFADPQAQEMSAAMLKPGDVALVISRSGALPDLLRTVKVAQGCGARVLAITASGSPLAKLADVLLTLNHPEGNLNFVPMIVRLLQLMMLDILSVGLARRDTAQRTSAAELEEGQLHGMRISGKLKFGGHLE from the coding sequence ATGAAAATTGATGAAAAAATGGAAGTAGCAGGCAGCGATCCGGCGGAGCGCTTCAGTGAAGGGCCGCGCCTGCTGGCCGACATCGGCGGCACCAACGCCCGCTTCGTGCTCGAAACGCGCCAGGGCCACCTGGAAGCGGTGGCCGTGCTGCCCTGCGACGACTACGCATCGCTGCTCGACGCCATCACCGCCTATATGGACAGCAGCGAGGCGCGCGCCGCCGGTTCGGCGCGCGTGCGCCATGCGGCCATCGCCATCGCCAATCCCATCGACGACGACAATATCCGCATGATGAACCATCACTGGTTCTTCTCGATCGAAGCCATGCGCGCCACGCTGGGCCTCGACACCCTGCTGGTGGTAAACGACTTCACGGCGCTGGCCATGGCCCTGCCCTACCTGCGGCCCGACCAGCGCCTGCAGATCGGCGGCGGCATGGCGCGCGCCGACAGCGTCATCGGCCTGCTCGGCTCGGGCACGGGCCTGGGCGTGTCGGGCATGATCCCCGCCGAAGACCGCTGGATCGCGCTGGGCAGCGAAGGGGGCCACGTCAGTTTCGCCCCGTGCGACCAGCGCGAGATGGACGTGCTGTCCTTCGCCTGGCGCGAACTGTCGCACGTCTCGGCCGAGCGCCTCGCCTCCGGACGCGGGCTGGAACTGATCTACCGCGCCCTGTCCGAGCGCGCCGGTATGCCCGATGCGCCGCCGCTGCTGGCGGCCGACATCACCAGCCGCGCGCTGAACAATGAATGCGACGTATGCCTCGAAGCAGTCGACTGCTTCTGCGCCATCCTCGGCTCCATCGCTGGCAACGTGGCCATGACCCTGGGCGCGCTGGGCGGCATCTATATAGGCGGGGGCATCGTGCCGCGCCTGGGCCCCCTGTTCGAACAGTCGCAGTTCCGCGCCCGCTTCGAGCAAAAGGGCCGCCTGAACGAATACCTGGCGCAGATCCCCACCTTCCTGATCACGGCCGAACTGCCCACTTTCCTCGGCATCGCCGCCATCCTCGCGCAAAAGCTCAAACGCGCCCATACCGGCGCGCCCATGCTCGAATCCGTGCGCCAGGCGCGCGGCCGCATGAGCCCATCGGAATGCAAGGTGGCCGACTGGGTCTTGAAAGAGCCGAACGCCATGCTGACCCTGCCGATCGCCGAAATCGCCCAGCGGGTTGGCGTCAGCCAGCCGACCGTCATGCGCTTTTGCCGCTCGGTCGGCGTGCAGGGCCTGGCCGACTTCAAACTCAAGCTGGCGTCGGGACTGACGGGCGGCGCCATCACCGTGGCGCACTGCCATGTGGAAATCTCGGATTCCGACGCGGAACTGGCGCGCAAGGTGCTGGGCAATAACGCCTCGGCCGCGCTGGCCATGCGCGACATGCTCGACGTGAAAGCGCTGACGGCCGCCATCGAGCTGCTGCGCGGCGCACAGCGCGTGGAACTGCTGGCCGTGGGCAGCGCCCGCGTGGTGGCCGACGACATGCAGCACAAGCTGCTCAACCTGGGCATCGTCAGCAGCTTCTTTGCCGACCCGCAAGCGCAGGAAATGAGCGCCGCCATGCTCAAGCCGGGCGATGTCGCGTTGGTCATTTCCCGCTCGGGCGCCCTGCCCGACCTGCTGCGCACCGTCAAGGTGGCGCAAGGCTGCGGCGCGCGCGTGCTGGCCATCACGGCCAGCGGTTCGCCGCTGGCCAAGCTGGCCGACGTGCTGCTGACCCTGAACCACCCGGAAGGCAACCTCAATTTCGTGCCCATGATCGTGCGTCTGCTGCAGCTGATGATGCTCGATATCCTGTCGGTGGGACTGGCGCGGCGCGACACGGCGCAGCGCACCAGCGCCGCCGAACTGGAAGAGGGTCAATTGCACGGCATGCGCATCAGCGGCAAGCTGAAATTCGGTGGCCACCTCGAATAA
- a CDS encoding hemerythrin domain-containing protein, which translates to MDAIELLTQDHQTVKELFEQYEGLSDRSLASKRKLALKICQELSKHAMVEEEIFYPAVRDASRSNEDLIDEAVVEHASAKELIAQIVAMAPGEDLYDAKVKVLSEQIDHHVLEEEGEIFPCARDAELDLQAMASQIAARKAEIELPDMQA; encoded by the coding sequence ATGGACGCGATCGAGCTGCTGACGCAAGACCATCAAACCGTGAAAGAACTGTTCGAACAGTATGAGGGCCTCAGCGACCGTTCGCTGGCCAGCAAGCGCAAGCTGGCCTTGAAAATCTGTCAGGAACTGAGTAAGCATGCGATGGTGGAAGAAGAAATTTTCTATCCCGCCGTGCGCGACGCCAGCCGCTCGAATGAAGACTTGATCGACGAAGCCGTCGTCGAACACGCATCGGCGAAGGAGCTGATCGCGCAAATCGTCGCCATGGCGCCTGGCGAAGACTTGTACGACGCCAAGGTCAAGGTCTTGTCCGAGCAAATCGATCACCACGTGCTGGAAGAAGAGGGCGAGATTTTCCCGTGTGCGCGCGACGCGGAACTCGACCTGCAAGCCATGGCCAGCCAGATCGCGGCGCGCAAGGCGGAAATCGAACTGCCCGACATGCAGGCTTGA
- a CDS encoding AGE family epimerase/isomerase, with the protein MNPDFRSKAMLEAHILHTMHFYHPRAIDPSGGFYHFFLDDGTVYDASTRHLVSSTRFIFNYAMAYRRFGGDDYLAAVRHGVAFLRDAHRDPATGGYAWQLSWKDGVKQVEDGANHCYGLAFVLLAYAHALQAGMTEARAYLDETFELMEQRFWLPEHGLYADVASADWSVLDGYRGQNANMHACEAMLAAFEATGEARYLHRAETLAHNITVRQAGLANGMIWEHYTPDWAIDWDYNLHDKSNIFRPWGYQPGHFTEWAKLLLIMERHAKFMAGPSDWLLPRARQLYDTALAKAWDGTHGGIHYGFGPHDEICDGDKYFWVQAESFAAAAVLAARTGDEAYWHSYDKIWDYSWQHFVDHEHGAWYRILTPENGKISKEKSPAGKTDYHTMGACHEVLNAIGGAA; encoded by the coding sequence ATGAATCCCGATTTCCGCTCCAAGGCGATGCTCGAAGCGCATATCCTGCACACGATGCACTTTTATCACCCGCGCGCCATTGACCCCAGCGGCGGCTTTTATCACTTTTTCCTCGACGATGGCACGGTGTACGACGCCAGCACGCGCCACCTGGTCAGCAGCACACGCTTCATCTTCAATTACGCCATGGCGTACCGCCGTTTCGGCGGCGACGATTACCTGGCGGCCGTGCGCCACGGCGTGGCCTTCTTGCGCGACGCGCACCGCGACCCGGCCACGGGCGGCTACGCCTGGCAACTGTCGTGGAAAGACGGCGTCAAGCAGGTGGAAGACGGCGCCAACCACTGCTACGGCCTCGCCTTCGTGCTGCTGGCCTATGCCCACGCCTTGCAGGCGGGGATGACGGAAGCGCGCGCCTACCTGGACGAAACGTTCGAATTGATGGAGCAGCGTTTCTGGCTGCCCGAACACGGCCTGTATGCGGACGTGGCCAGCGCCGACTGGTCTGTTCTGGATGGTTACCGTGGCCAGAACGCCAACATGCATGCGTGCGAAGCGATGCTGGCCGCGTTCGAAGCGACGGGCGAAGCGCGCTATCTGCACCGCGCCGAAACGCTGGCGCACAACATCACGGTGCGCCAGGCGGGCCTGGCGAACGGCATGATCTGGGAGCACTACACGCCCGACTGGGCCATCGACTGGGATTACAACCTGCACGACAAGAGTAATATCTTCCGCCCGTGGGGCTACCAGCCCGGCCACTTCACGGAATGGGCCAAGCTGCTGCTGATCATGGAGCGCCATGCCAAGTTCATGGCCGGCCCGTCCGACTGGCTGCTGCCGCGCGCGCGCCAATTGTATGACACGGCCCTGGCAAAGGCCTGGGATGGCACGCATGGCGGCATCCACTATGGTTTCGGCCCGCACGATGAAATCTGCGATGGCGACAAATACTTCTGGGTGCAGGCGGAAAGCTTCGCCGCGGCCGCCGTGCTGGCCGCGCGCACCGGGGACGAGGCCTACTGGCACAGCTATGACAAGATCTGGGACTACAGCTGGCAGCACTTCGTCGACCATGAACACGGCGCCTGGTACCGCATTCTGACGCCCGAGAATGGCAAGATCAGCAAGGAGAAAAGCCCGGCCGGCAAGACCGATTACCACACCATGGGCGCCTGCCATGAAGTGCTGAACGCGATTGGCGGTGCGGCATGA
- a CDS encoding carbohydrate kinase family protein, whose amino-acid sequence MSTSFPTFVSAGEALTDMLRTGADSWSSQVGGSTWNVARVMARLGVPSAFAGAVSLDVFGDALAQATDVAGLDMRFLQRHAKSPLLAIVHELHPPTYYFIGDDSADLHFDAARLPAGWMQGAQWVHFGGISLAREPLAGKLVALAQELKAAGVKISYDPNFRIMMDERYDTTLRRMTQLADVIKVSDEDLAGLFRHDDIDGAFAMLRSWNPHAMYLYTRGAQGAALYQGERTWQAAPPVIEVVDSVGAGDASIGGLLYSLMYRPDADGGQHLRFAVAAGAGACLAAGGAPPSVELVESLEARTVVS is encoded by the coding sequence ATGAGCACCTCTTTTCCAACTTTTGTGTCGGCCGGCGAGGCGCTGACGGACATGTTGCGCACGGGTGCGGATTCCTGGAGCAGCCAGGTGGGCGGCTCGACCTGGAATGTGGCGCGCGTGATGGCACGCCTGGGCGTGCCCAGCGCCTTTGCGGGCGCCGTCAGCCTCGACGTCTTTGGCGACGCGCTGGCGCAAGCGACGGACGTGGCGGGCCTGGACATGCGCTTTTTGCAGCGCCATGCGAAGTCGCCGCTGCTGGCCATCGTGCATGAACTGCATCCACCCACATATTACTTCATCGGCGACGACAGCGCCGACCTGCATTTCGACGCGGCGCGCTTGCCGGCCGGCTGGATGCAGGGCGCGCAATGGGTGCATTTCGGCGGCATCAGCCTGGCGCGCGAACCGCTGGCGGGCAAGCTGGTGGCGCTGGCGCAGGAACTGAAGGCGGCTGGCGTGAAAATCAGCTACGACCCCAACTTCCGCATCATGATGGATGAACGCTACGACACTACCCTGCGCCGCATGACGCAGTTGGCCGACGTGATCAAGGTGTCCGATGAAGACCTGGCGGGCCTGTTCCGCCACGACGACATCGATGGCGCGTTTGCCATGCTGCGCAGCTGGAATCCGCACGCCATGTATTTATATACGCGCGGCGCGCAGGGCGCGGCCCTGTACCAGGGCGAACGGACATGGCAGGCGGCGCCGCCCGTCATCGAGGTGGTCGACTCGGTGGGGGCGGGCGACGCCAGCATCGGCGGCCTGCTGTACAGCCTGATGTACCGGCCCGACGCCGATGGCGGCCAGCACTTGCGCTTTGCCGTCGCGGCGGGCGCGGGCGCCTGCCTGGCGGCCGGCGGCGCGCCACCTTCGGTGGAACTGGTGGAATCGCTGGAGGCGCGCACGGTCGTCAGTTAG
- a CDS encoding maltoporin: MLHRNMLKAVLKTLPAAIVLAIASGSAAADPMYPSDAEGFHGYLRAGAGSNTSGDGGSQGCFGLGGNTMKYRLGNECDAYTEFGYTKSVAQSGGVNYLATVWVNAYAPNSDFGSNKLGIVKAYVEAQGLDFLNGGTAWIGKRFYYRPDIHMLDLQYINMNGTGAGLDRIPAGPGKFSYAFFKDNDVNKRDDNGAILGTTSAVRQNFIYGEIPVNENGTLDLAATYIIGEGKDNDFYGKKHNGWQLSAFHRQAKVFGGGNTFGVQYGVGPGTGTGAQFGASGDTTFGSDVKRTRIFNDMAIQPMANFGMEFVALWQKDESNAKGSSTWTSVGVRPVYAFTNNFKLVGELGTDRVTQSGGQPAKRLTKLTIAPTISAGPGLWSRPELRAFVTYGKWNDAATASVNASNNGGPIYNNNTSGTSYGFQVETWF; the protein is encoded by the coding sequence ATGCTGCATCGCAACATGTTGAAGGCCGTGTTGAAGACACTGCCAGCTGCCATCGTCTTAGCCATCGCCAGCGGTTCCGCTGCCGCCGATCCAATGTACCCATCCGACGCCGAAGGCTTCCACGGCTACCTGCGCGCTGGCGCCGGCAGCAATACCTCGGGCGACGGCGGTTCGCAAGGCTGCTTCGGCCTGGGTGGCAATACCATGAAATACCGTCTGGGCAATGAGTGCGACGCCTACACGGAATTCGGCTACACCAAGTCCGTTGCCCAGTCCGGCGGCGTGAACTATCTGGCCACCGTCTGGGTCAACGCCTACGCGCCAAACTCGGATTTCGGCAGCAACAAGCTGGGCATCGTCAAGGCCTATGTCGAAGCGCAGGGACTCGATTTCCTGAACGGCGGCACGGCCTGGATCGGTAAACGCTTCTACTACCGTCCTGACATCCACATGCTGGACTTGCAGTACATCAACATGAACGGCACGGGCGCCGGCCTGGACCGCATTCCTGCTGGCCCGGGTAAATTCTCGTACGCCTTCTTCAAGGACAACGATGTCAACAAGCGCGACGATAACGGCGCCATCCTCGGCACCACCTCGGCCGTGCGCCAGAACTTCATCTACGGTGAAATTCCCGTCAATGAAAACGGCACCCTGGATCTGGCCGCGACCTACATCATCGGCGAAGGCAAGGACAACGACTTCTACGGCAAGAAGCATAACGGCTGGCAGTTGTCGGCATTCCACCGCCAGGCGAAAGTGTTCGGCGGCGGCAATACCTTCGGCGTGCAGTACGGCGTCGGCCCTGGCACCGGCACGGGCGCGCAGTTCGGCGCTTCGGGCGACACCACTTTCGGTTCGGACGTGAAACGCACGCGCATCTTCAATGACATGGCGATCCAGCCGATGGCCAACTTCGGCATGGAATTCGTCGCCTTGTGGCAAAAAGACGAATCGAACGCCAAGGGTTCGTCGACCTGGACCTCGGTCGGCGTGCGTCCCGTGTATGCATTCACCAACAACTTCAAGCTGGTGGGCGAACTGGGCACGGATCGCGTGACGCAATCGGGCGGCCAGCCAGCCAAGCGTTTGACCAAGCTGACCATCGCACCGACGATCTCCGCCGGTCCTGGCCTGTGGTCGCGTCCTGAACTGCGCGCTTTTGTTACCTACGGCAAATGGAACGATGCGGCCACCGCCTCGGTCAACGCGTCGAACAACGGCGGCCCGATCTACAACAACAATACCAGCGGTACTTCGTACGGCTTCCAAGTCGAAACCTGGTTCTAA
- a CDS encoding ABC transporter substrate-binding protein: protein MKLKFKITQLAALTTLAFAGSAFATDVEVLHYWTSGGEAKSVGQLQQIVKESGFGWKDFAVAGGAGENAATALKTRVISGNPPTAAQIKGPSIQEWGAEGVLANIDDAAIPGKWDAVLPKVVADIMKYKGHYVAAPVNVHRVNWMWVNPEVLKKAGVATTPTTWDAFFDAAEKIKKSGGIAIAHGGQPWQDATVFESVALGVGGTEFYKKAILKLDQKELTGPTMLKVFDTLGKVKTYIDKDAAGRDWNLATAMVINNKAGFQFMGDWAKGEFTAAGKVPGKDYLCVAAPGTDKAYTFNIDSFAMFTQKDANAKKGQIALANAIMNPKFQSIFNLNKGSIPVRSGVSKDKFDACALKSMEDMDATNKTGGLVPSFAHGMALPSATQGAVTDVIAKFMNTNMSSKDAVAALAKAAKVK, encoded by the coding sequence ATGAAACTGAAATTCAAGATTACCCAACTGGCCGCATTGACCACCCTGGCATTTGCCGGCAGCGCGTTTGCGACCGACGTGGAAGTGTTGCACTACTGGACCTCCGGCGGTGAAGCGAAGTCCGTGGGCCAGTTGCAGCAAATCGTGAAAGAAAGCGGCTTCGGCTGGAAAGACTTCGCCGTGGCCGGTGGCGCTGGCGAAAACGCCGCGACCGCGCTGAAAACCCGCGTCATTTCCGGCAACCCGCCGACGGCCGCCCAGATCAAGGGTCCATCGATCCAGGAGTGGGGCGCTGAAGGCGTGCTGGCCAATATCGATGATGCCGCCATTCCAGGCAAATGGGATGCCGTGCTGCCGAAAGTCGTCGCCGACATCATGAAATACAAGGGCCACTATGTTGCCGCTCCCGTCAACGTCCACCGCGTCAACTGGATGTGGGTCAATCCGGAAGTGCTGAAAAAAGCCGGCGTGGCCACCACCCCGACCACCTGGGATGCGTTCTTCGACGCGGCCGAGAAGATCAAGAAGTCGGGCGGCATCGCGATCGCCCACGGCGGCCAGCCTTGGCAGGACGCCACCGTGTTTGAATCCGTCGCGCTGGGCGTGGGCGGCACGGAGTTCTACAAGAAAGCCATCCTCAAGCTGGACCAGAAGGAATTGACCGGCCCGACCATGCTCAAGGTGTTCGACACCCTGGGCAAGGTGAAGACCTACATCGACAAGGATGCGGCAGGCCGCGACTGGAATCTGGCGACCGCCATGGTCATCAACAACAAGGCCGGCTTCCAGTTCATGGGCGACTGGGCCAAGGGCGAGTTCACGGCCGCAGGCAAGGTGCCGGGCAAGGACTACCTGTGCGTGGCAGCGCCTGGCACGGACAAGGCCTACACCTTCAACATCGATTCGTTTGCCATGTTCACGCAAAAGGATGCGAATGCGAAGAAAGGGCAGATCGCCCTGGCCAACGCCATCATGAATCCGAAGTTCCAGTCGATCTTCAACCTGAACAAGGGTTCCATCCCTGTGCGTTCCGGCGTATCGAAGGACAAGTTTGACGCTTGCGCCCTGAAATCGATGGAAGACATGGACGCCACCAACAAGACCGGCGGCCTGGTGCCATCGTTCGCCCACGGCATGGCGCTGCCATCGGCCACGCAAGGCGCCGTGACCGACGTCATCGCCAAGTTCATGAACACCAACATGAGCTCGAAAGACGCGGTTGCAGCCCTGGCCAAAGCGGCAAAAGTGAAGTAA
- a CDS encoding LacI family DNA-binding transcriptional regulator produces MATSNKAAHAAPDTSSGATVHDVARVAGVSAMTVSRVINGRTSVSAATRDKVEAAIASLRYQPNLAARAARTGTLRIGLLYSNPSAAFLSEFLVGAMDQCRQGGGQLLLERCEDIDSQRAGIDCLVAAGVDGILVPPPLCDSPQVLAQLNQMGIPAIAVATARPSPGVSAVRIDDYEGALAMTRHLIALGHRDIGFIEGDPAHTPALLRRQAFEDAMREAGLQVPPHRVAQGYFTYRSGLDAARQLLAQAPHPSAIFASNDDMAAATLAVAHGMGLQVPAELSVCGFDDTPVATTVWPELTTIHQPIADMARAAVNLVIDEIRQRRTGETSPATHHLMAFTLMERASTGRAR; encoded by the coding sequence GTGGCCACCTCGAATAAGGCGGCGCACGCCGCCCCCGATACGTCCAGCGGCGCCACCGTGCATGATGTGGCGCGCGTGGCCGGCGTCTCGGCCATGACGGTATCGCGCGTGATCAACGGACGCACCAGCGTCAGCGCGGCCACGCGCGACAAGGTCGAGGCGGCGATCGCCAGCCTGCGCTACCAGCCCAACCTGGCGGCCAGGGCGGCCCGCACGGGCACCCTGCGCATCGGTCTGTTGTACAGCAACCCGAGCGCCGCCTTTCTCAGCGAATTCCTGGTCGGCGCCATGGATCAATGCCGCCAGGGCGGCGGCCAGTTGCTGCTCGAACGCTGCGAAGACATCGACAGCCAGCGCGCCGGCATCGATTGCCTGGTGGCGGCCGGCGTGGACGGCATCCTCGTGCCGCCGCCCCTGTGCGATTCGCCGCAGGTGCTGGCGCAGCTGAACCAGATGGGCATCCCCGCCATCGCCGTGGCCACGGCGCGTCCCTCGCCCGGCGTCTCGGCCGTGCGCATCGACGACTACGAAGGGGCGCTGGCCATGACGCGCCATTTGATCGCACTGGGCCACCGCGACATCGGCTTCATCGAAGGCGACCCGGCGCACACGCCCGCCCTGCTGCGCCGCCAGGCCTTCGAAGACGCCATGCGGGAAGCGGGTTTGCAGGTGCCGCCGCACAGGGTGGCGCAAGGCTACTTTACGTATCGCTCGGGACTCGACGCGGCACGCCAGCTGCTGGCGCAAGCACCGCACCCGAGCGCCATCTTCGCCAGCAACGACGACATGGCCGCCGCCACCCTGGCCGTGGCGCACGGCATGGGCTTGCAGGTGCCAGCGGAATTGAGCGTGTGCGGCTTCGACGACACCCCCGTCGCCACCACCGTCTGGCCCGAACTGACCACCATCCACCAGCCCATCGCCGACATGGCGCGCGCCGCCGTCAATCTCGTCATCGACGAAATCCGCCAGCGCCGTACAGGAGAAACGTCGCCCGCCACGCATCATCTGATGGCGTTCACCCTGATGGAACGGGCGTCGACGGGACGCGCACGCTAG